The Phaenicophaeus curvirostris isolate KB17595 chromosome Z, BPBGC_Pcur_1.0, whole genome shotgun sequence genome includes the window TCATGATGCTTTTTGGCAAGCATCTGTTTCACTATACTGTAGCAATCTGGGTAATTTGTCACAATTGTTTGCCCTATAGAGGTGGAATCAAGTTCAGTATCACAAAAAAACATGACCTGATATTAAATAGGGCATTGTATCAAAACTGACAAGCAGAGGTGGTGGAAGAAGACAACATTTTTTCTGACTTGGCAGAATTTTTCCATTAGTCTTGCATGTCATGTAACAAGAGCCCTGTGTTTCAGAACTAGCGATGCAGAGGTAGAGGGGAAAGCTAACTTAGTTCTGTACAGAAGAATTGAAAAATGTGTGTCTCAGAAATCTAATGGAGTAGAAACTAGTTCTCTCATTTCTTCAATAACTGTGAGCTCATGAGTAAAGCATGGTCTCTTTAGGTGATGTGTCTTAGCATGGAAAAAAGGGGTTAATTTTTGTGGTGgtggattttttctttctcttactaGTCAGCCTAAAAATTCTGTCAGTGCAGTTGCATGTGTAATAGACTAGAAAGGGCTAACTTGTAAAACTGCTCTCCAGTCTAAATTATGACACCCCAATTATTTCATCCCAATTTTTTGGTCAGCTGGTATAATGTTTTGTAAACTGTCTCTAAATGTGAATATTTTACAGGGAGCATACTCCTATAAGCACGTCTATACTCCTGATGATGTCCGCCTGGTGATTGAGTATGCCCGGTTAAGAGGCATTAGAGTTATTCCAGAGTTTGACACCCCAGGGCACACAGAGTCTTGGGGAAAAGGTATGCCCAAAAAAATCTTGGTGGTTAAAAGGTTGTGGTAAGTAGAATGTAGCAAGCAAATGAACTTGTTCAGAAGCACTTCAAAGTGCTTTGAAAGATGCTTGTTAAGAGTTAAGTAAGGGGCAGACTCAGTGACAGTTGTGACCTTTTATATGTTGGAGGAACTAAACTGCACGTAGAAGGTTGACACTTCCTGTTCTGGGTGCGTGTGTGCAAAAGCGCAGATAGGTTCTGTCTGCCTTAGGCTTCATGCTATTGTTATCCCCCAGACAGTGGCTAGAAATGGTGAGTTGCTCTCTCTAGAGTAGAGATTTCTGCTTTGGGAGATACTTTCAAAGTGGTCCGTGTTTCATTCTGTTGGTAAAGTGGAAACCTGCCAGTGTATGAAACACAGCAAAGTTGGATTCTTCTTCACACGGTCTTCTCAGCTGCAGAGTAATAGCTCTCTTGGTAGAGAGTGCTGGAATCTGGAGAGTGGTGGTGTTTACATGTACTCAAGGACCAGGGAAACCTGTGCCTTAATTCAAGGTGCGCTGACTGTGATTTCACTGCAATTAATGTGAAAATGTTTTGGCCAAGCTGGAAATAGTAAAGATTTTTCTGGTGCTTCATACCTTTAATTCTAGCCATGGGCCAAGTCTACTGTTCATCCTATGTAGATGTGACTGTAATGCTGGAAGGTGCCTCAGGCCCTTTCTCACCaatttaaaattagaaaaggaACAAGGCAAAAACTAAATTTGCTCAACAGTTTTTCTGAATCCTTCATCTCATGTGGTCTTTGCTGTTACAGAACACTAATAAAAACCAGTGGCTTGCCAGGTGATATGTGAGGTGGTCTGCATTCATATTAAAAGCAAGGTTCAGCTTCCTTGCCTAAAATCAAGGGTTCCTCATGCCTTCCTatataagatttttatttttttttaatgtggtgcACAGGAGCCGGTCCTGGCTTTGCCAATGAAGCAGGGTAGCTATGCTTGGTTTGcattcaaatttaaaatattggaAAGAAGTCTTAAGGTGTGGGAGGAGTGTAGTTGAAGCAATCTACCTCTAGGACTCTGTTTTCTAGAGAAGTGTGCTTGAAGTAGGAAACATACAGCCAGAggatgctggtggtgctgctgcaACCACAATTTACTAACTGCATGTAATAACTTTTTCTAATTTTGTTATGGTGGCTCATGTTATTTCAGATTATCTTGACTCAAGAACCAGTGCTTAGCCTAGGCAGACATCATAAGTTCCTTTCTTATGTAAAGGTGAATTCTTAGCAGACTGAAGTAGGACGTCTGCCATGAGCCATATACTACCCACACTGCTTAGGTGTTAGCAAAGCAGagtaataaaaagagaaaagaggactCTGGAGCACACTCATTATATTTGACTTCCTTCTGATTGGCTTCCTTCCTAAATCCATTGAAGCTTTTTTATTCAAGTAGTTATCCAGAAGCTGTTTTCTAGGTATGTTTTCACGTTCCATCAATTAGTGTGTGTTAAATCATAAATGTAAAAGTCAGCCCTGACTTCCAGCTAGAGGGTTCTCCAACCTTGTGcaagtttttttatttcatcctaTTTAGTTACACTTATAATAGGTGAGCATTTAAGTCATTAATATTAACCTTTTTAATATGGGTATCTGTGTCTTCCTGCTAGCTAAGTTAGCTAACCAACATGGAACTGAATATCTTCTATTACTTGTTTCTGTTAGGTCAAAAAGATCTCCTCACCCCTTGTTACAGTGGAGAAGAGCCAACTGGGTCCTTTGGACCTGTAAATCCCATTTTGAATACAACTTATGAATTCATGACTAAATTCTTCAAAGAGATCAGCAGTGTATTTCCAGATGCATACATTCATTTGGGAGGAGATGAAGTGAGCTTCGATTGTTGGTATGGTGACAGCTGAAGGAATAAATACCTAGTGCCTCTTAAACTTGCCTTCATCCATCAGTTATGGAACTCACTTGCCTGAGACAGTTTTCACCCAAAGATCTTCGCTTCCATTTCTCTTAACTGTTTGCAGGCCAAGCATTGTGATCCTCCACGAGCAAGTGATGTTGCACAGAATTTTGCTTTGACTAGTAGTTTCAGTGCTCTAAAGGATTTCTTTATGAAAATTAACCTGGCAGGAAGGAGCATTAATATGGTAGAAAAGTACTGTGTAAGATTAACATTTAAatgctttgtgtttaaaaagcagttctTTCCATTGAGCTCTGCCTTCCAGAGAATCTGCTAACATTACAGTATTGACTCATGTGACCTTGCATAAAAAATATATGGCATGTATTAATAGAGTTTTTCAGTTGGTTGTGGATTCTGAATATTTTGGAATCTGTCTGCTGGAGTAACTGGTAATACAGAACTTGGAGCAGATCTAATTGGATGAGCGTTCAAATTGATCTAGTTAGTATTTGTGCATTCTCTTGAAACATCAAATCTGAGGAATCAGgacattctttcatttttaaaaagaaagaaaatttctaaTAAATGCTTTATAAAAAGAGCTTTGGTCTCTGTTGGggtatttttcaaaatgctttttgtcACTCCTGCAGATGGTCTGGTAGTATGGCTGCTCAGTTTCCAGACCTGCTGGTGACCTTCCCACAAAGTTGCAGAAAAGCTAGGAAATCCAGAGCTCCTAAGAGCTTGAGGCAGCCTGCCAGAGGCAGCTTCGGAACAGATTCTGCAGTAGTTCTGCCAGACAAGTAGGACTATTGGCTTTATTTCAAATCAGGATTAAACTGTTTCAAAATACCTAAATCATGCTAGcctgctgcttctgccctgTTGTGCCTTCCAGGGGCATCAGCTATGTGCTGTATGTAGGTTGAGATAGTTGGGAAATctggtttaaaacaaaattattcttttctcttttttttcaactttttgtttttattattactattacttaAGGAAATCTAACCCTGAAGTGAGAGAGTTCATGCGGAAGCAAGGATTTGGCATTGACTACGCTAAACTGGAATCTTACTATGTTCAGAAGTacgtttttttttggttttttaattctttcttggCTTTTGACAGACACTGTCTGAGGGTGGTGTTGAGGTGCAGATAATGAAACTGATTTAGGttactttgtattgttttcaAGAACTGCCTTATACTGGAGACTACTCACTTTAATACACTAAATGTAATGTTTACAGCTTTGAAATGTGGTACAGGACAAGGACATGTAGGCTGGTTCTGCATGTACTCTGAATGTATTTGGTGTCTTAAACTAGCTAGAATGCTGTCATGTCAATGCACAGGCTGGGAGGAAGAGTATTAAGGTTTCTGCAGCCATTTGTTTCTCTCATTCTTAAATAACATAGATTTAGACACCCGTATGAGTTGCTAGTAATTCTGAACACATCAGTTTGTGTTACTGCATGTGCATATCCTTATCATGGGAAAACATCCACTTGGAGGCAGAGTGCTGAAGACCAAAACCAGATAAACCTGGTTCTTCTTGGTCATCTGTGCAGTGCTGGGAAGGGCGTAATGTGCCTTAGGGTGGAAAAACCTGTACTGATCTCATTGAAGTTTCCAAACATGATCTTATTTCTAAATTCTAGGATTTTGGACATTGTTTCCTCCTATAACAAAGGATACATAGTCTGGCAAGAAGTGTTTGATAACAAAGCGCAGGTAAGATGGGAAAATAAATAGGATACTTTTGCCTAACAGTAATGTGAGAGGCTTACAAAGTAGACTATTAAGTAGTTACGGTTCTGTCTCTTCAGAGTTAAAGGAAGCCTGCTAACTATGGCAAATTCCTCCAGGTGTGGGGCCTGTCTTGAAATTGATTTACATCGATCACCAACACATAACTGTTCATCTCTTCTAGTAACACCAGGTGCACAGCTTTTCAGAGCCGGTCATATGACTAGTGTATGTTGGAACCTTCTTGAGGTTAATTGTCTGTAGTATAACCTAGGCTTCACTTTAGTGTAAACTCTGTTTAAAGCCAGCGAAGAGCTAATGAGATTTATGTTCAAGGGGAAGAAATGACAAAGTAGCTCCAAAATTTTACTGTTCAGAACAAAATACCAAGCTTTGAAAGCAATCTCTTTTCCTGATAACAGCAATTAGGATTGTCTttaatgtttggggtttttttctttttatgggaTGGGTTattgattgttttgttttttctcctttcagctgaaatcagACACTGTGGTTCAGGTGTGGATGGCAAACAATTATGCTCATGAACTAAGCAGGGTCACTGCAGCTGGGCTCACTGCTATCCTGGCAGCACCCTGGTACTTAGACTACATTAGTTATGGGCAAGACTGGAAGAAATACTACAGTGTTGAACCGCTTGACTTCCCTGGTTTGTAACTTCTTTATACACATGCTCTGCACATGAAAGTCTGGGTAAAAGTAAAGTGTAAATGGAAAGAATAAGGGTTTTTAGAGTGGTCATGCACTCACTCACTAGAGATATGCTCTAATCAAAGGACTTCAATGacagctgcagctctggaaaATTCtcagatcaaaaaaaaaaaggcaactttcCACTTGTAGGGTAAAGTGTTACCTCGCTCAAGTATCTGGCATCAGTGCCTGTGTGAGACAGGATGCTGGAAATAAGTGGACAGATGCATCGTTTATTAGGGGCAGAGTTGTGCAAAATGGCTGTTATTAGATATCAAATTCATATGTTAGCAAGCTTCTAGAGCATTAATACTGCTGTAGAAAAAGACATGTTCTCTCCCTCTGGCTACAGCCGATACAAACATCTTATGTTTTCCTTgagattttctgtttgttcaaGGTGGTTCCAAGAGCTGACTAGGGAGAACACTTGGCTTCGCAGTTTTTTGAAGGAATATTCTGTGTGTGATATAATGAACAGTTTCAATCAGGGCTGAAATCTCTGAAAAATGTCAGAAGGCTGAGGAATGTCTTCAGAGGATAGAGGTAAATCCTTTCTGACTGAGAAGGGAAATAGATTCTCTAGGCAAATGGCCTGGTGGTTCTCACGTTCAGTAACAAGACTGCTAAAGATTAAGTTAGTGCTCAGGACAGATATTTTGTGTTAAAACGAACAACTGAACATCGTTCCTCAGTACTGGAAAATTAAATTGTTGATATATGCCCATCTTCTGGGAAAACAAATTCTAACTTTGTTTTCAATTCAggatctgaaaaacagaaaaagcttctAATAGGTGGAGAAGCCTGCCTGTGGGGTGAATTTGTGGATGCAACTAACCTCACACCAAGATTATGGTATGAACTGCTTTATCGTTAGATTTTAGGAGCCTTGATTAATCCAACAGGACTGTATGTTAGTGGTAACAATGCTCTGTCCTGAGCCTGAGTAGCTGTAATATTTGATACTTCTGGGTATATAAGACCTggtattaaaaatgttaatcCTTTCTTGGTTCAAGACCATACCTACGCTAAAACTTAGTATATCTTTAAAGGCCACGAGCAAGTGCTGTAGGAGAAAGACTCTGGAGCGGCAAGAATGTGACCAACTTGCAGGATGCCTATCAAAGACTGACTAATCATCGATGCCGCATGCTCCGGTAAGATTAATAGCTATAATAAGGCTTGGTTCTCCTGCTTTATAACTAATGGAGTTTAGCTGCTCTGGGTGCTGCAGCAACCAAGATGGATGTAGCTACCCAGACAGAGCCTCGGTGGGCACATGCAGCTAGCCAGACCTTGGGCTGCAGGCGGTGCCCTCCTCCCACACTGACTCACGCCACCTGTACTGACTTCACTCGTGGAAGCTGTGCTCACGTGGGGGAACTCCTCCGcttggtggcagagctgagggaggaggTAGCTAGACTAAGGactatcagggagtgtgaggGGGAAACAGATCAGTGGAGCAGCgccctctcacaaactcagcaggctgctggagctAGTGCGACTGTGTACTATCTGTCTGCCAACAGCAAgattgagaggaaaaaagatggggaatggcagcaagttcctgcgtGGCGCAGGAAGCCTGTTGTCCCTGTTCAGACAACAAACCCCCAGATTCCCTTGCAGAATAAATACGAAGCACTGCAAGTGGAATCCATCCCCGCAGTCAAAGAGGACGGCTCCCACAAcctagaaacattccctaggctgcaccatccgcAAATGACCATCAAAACttcctctgagaaaaagaagaggagagtgattcttttgggggattcccttctaaagggaacagagggatCTATCTCCAGACCAGACCCActccacagggaggtctgctgcttacctggggcatcagtgaaggatgtcactagaaaacttccttccttggTGAAAGAGACAGATTATTACCCTCTGCTAGTATTTCAAATTGGCAACAATGACACACAGCACTGGAAACTGAGGGCAATTAAGAAGGACTTCAGGCCTCTGGGGAAAGCAATGGGACGCAAGTAGTGTTTAGCCCCATTCCAACACTAAGGAATGAAGAGCAAGAAATCAAAAAGAATCAtttgattaatacctggctctgaacctggtgtgaggaggtgtgggttctttgatcatggactggCCCACGTacctccaggcttccttactaGGGGTAGGGCACACATGTCTCCTGGGGGTACTAAAGTCCTCACTAAAAATCTGGCAGGgctcataaatagagctttaaagtagatgtgaaggggaagggggacaAAGCCAGGCTAGTCAgaagtgagcctggaagtgaaCTCCggtgcctgagagatggtgtgctggcaaggaccaccAGTATAACACCACAGAGTGAGTGGGGGCGAGCACATCTGGTGACAGAAAGGATGAAACCGGCACTGATGGGTTAGatattccaaggaccagtcaattgggaatgaacattattccctttatgagagctgagggttcagcccagctgaagtgcatttacaccaatgcacacagcatgggcaataagcaggaggaactggaagttattgtagggcaaggagactacaacatagttgccatcacggaaacgtggtgggacgacttgTGTAACTGGAGTGCAgttatggtggggtataaactcttcaggtgggtgAGGAAGtgtaggagaggtggtggggttgCCCTCTGTGTAAGAGAACTTTGATATCCTCAAGCTCGATTACAGTGATGACgggatcgagtgcctgtgggttaaaatcagaggagcccacaagaaggcagatattgtgatgggagtctgttatagatcacccagccaagaagaagcagctgatgagctcttctataaacaaatgggagtagtctcaagatcactagctcttgtcctcgtgggagacttccGTCTTccggatgtctgctggaagtacaatacagcagaaaggaagcagtctaggaggttcctggagtgcatggaagacaactccctcacacaactggtgagtgagccaacaagggaaggtgctctcctggacctgctgtttgtgaacagagaaggccttgtgggggatgttggaggacgcctgggacaaagcgatggtagaattttcagttctaggtgaggtgaggagggggattagcagaacagtcacattaaacttccagagggcagactctgaaCTGTTCAGAaagctggttggcaaagtcccatgggagacagtccctaagggcaagggagcccacaagggctgggtgctcttcaaaaaggaaatcctagcagctcaggagcaagccgtCGCCGTGTTGCAGaaaaggagctggtggggaaaaaaaacagcttggttgagtagggagatcttgagggacatcaaaaagaagaggagtgTCTATGAagtttggaagaagggacaggcatcttgggtggacgacagggaggaagtgaggttctgcagagaaaaaatcaggggggctaaagcccaactagagctcagattggccaagtcagtgaaaggtaacaaaaaatctttctataaatacattaacaataaaaagaggactagggagaatatatGATCCCTATTgggtgcagaaggaacaacagttgacaggagatgaggaaaaggctgaggttcCTTCTTtgaaatgccttctttgctgttTGTACGTAATGGTagggaaagttgttccctgtgtttacacccaggagttagaggagcagaaaaaagttcccatgatccaagaggaggtggttggagatttgcttgcccagctagacactcAGAAGTctatgggatccacccaagagtattgagggagctggcagatgtgctggccaaacccctttccatcatcttccaacagtcctggttgactggggaagttccactggactggaggctggctgatgtgcccTTCTAcaggaagggttgcagggaggatccagggaactacaggcctgtcagtctgacctcagtgccagggaaagtcatggaacaggtgatcttgagtgcgatcatgaagcacatgcaagagaaccgggtgatcaggcccagtcaacatgggttcacaaaaggcaggtcttgccaaactaacctgatcgccttctatgacaaagtgactcaactactggacgagggaaaggctgtggaattatcttcttggacttcagtaaagcctttgacacagtttctcacagcattctgcttaggaaactgtcagcctctggcctggacaggcgcacactctcctgggtggaaaactggttggatggccgggcccagagaatggtggtaaatggagttaactccagctggaggccagtgacaagtgggattccccagggctcagcgctgggtccagccctgttcagtgtccttatcaatgacctggatgagggaattgaatgcaccctaagtaagtttgcagacgacacgaagctgggtggaagtgttgatctgctggagggtagggaggctctgcaaagggatctgaacaggctggaccactgggctgagaccaatggcatgaggtttaacaaggccaagtgccgggtcctgcacttggggcacaacaaccccatgcagtgctacagactgggagtgGTCactggcactggaacaggctgcctggggaggtgattgagtcaccatccctggacgtacttaaaagatgggtggatgaggtgctgaggggcgtggtttctTGGTTGATatgaatgattggactcaatggtcctgtgggtcttttccaaaccagTGATTCTCTGAGTTCAAGTACAGGCCTGAACTGCTGGCCTGGAAGCAAAGGGAGGAGAGCTAGGAGCCTAATCTGGCTGTATACATGTCATCCATTGTGGATTTGTATCcacagaagaggaaaaccagaTACGTTAAGACAAGAGTTCTAGACAGTTTTGCAACTAACATTTTCAGACTTCATTaactttcttcagaaaaatacttgaaCTCAGCTATGTGTTCCTTTccactaaagaaaaaaacaacactatGACTAATTTATTTCAGACATAAAGGATATTAAAGGGTATGTGGGAGGAGTACAcagacaggagaaaaagaaggcttgtaaaaaaaagttgatttttAGGGCTTAAGTCCAAGTTTGACTCTATTTGTAAAAGTACACAGAGTGCCTTTTAGGTTTTCCCAAATGCTGCTGCAAACTTGGACAGAGCTAGAATGCAATATGCCACTTAAGTTCTCTGCAAAAGTTTATGACAAGTCATTAAAAATCCCAACAATATGAAGAAGTATTTCAAGGTAGAT containing:
- the HEXB gene encoding beta-hexosaminidase subunit beta, which translates into the protein MGRAMGLAGLLLAVLLVPAVLVSTGLYGGGAPRGEAAADGWEPAWGAAAEGSPWPLPQRLRASRRRLLLAPGRFQVVHGAGSSAGPGCALLQDAFRRYYGYMFGRSWPPRSPRPLGARAEPELLELQVVIESADPGCQSFPHLGSSEAYHLTIAEPVAVLKADEVWGALRGLETFSQLVHEDDYGSFLVNESEIDDFPRFAHRGILLDTSRHYLPLKSILTNLDAMAFNKFNVFHWHIVDDQSFPYQSIFFPELSDKGAYSYKHVYTPDDVRLVIEYARLRGIRVIPEFDTPGHTESWGKGQKDLLTPCYSGEEPTGSFGPVNPILNTTYEFMTKFFKEISSVFPDAYIHLGGDEVSFDCWKSNPEVREFMRKQGFGIDYAKLESYYVQKILDIVSSYNKGYIVWQEVFDNKAQLKSDTVVQVWMANNYAHELSRVTAAGLTAILAAPWYLDYISYGQDWKKYYSVEPLDFPGSEKQKKLLIGGEACLWGEFVDATNLTPRLWPRASAVGERLWSGKNVTNLQDAYQRLTNHRCRMLRRGIAAEPVFVGYCPHEARGE